In Gymnogyps californianus isolate 813 chromosome 20, ASM1813914v2, whole genome shotgun sequence, a single window of DNA contains:
- the RNFT1 gene encoding E3 ubiquitin-protein ligase RNFT1 encodes MQPNCSHLHNIQGSGDDSSSSQSAHAARLSGESSCHHSGDVRIQLNSAVGEARENASSQHSRPGSQSRSHGHAHSEAGGLDDSAPDSEEHSGSSLSELRYLLQWLHKSLPYILILCVKLIMQHIIGISLGIGLLTTYMYANKSIVNQVFLRERCSKLQCAWLLVYLTGSSLLLYYTFHSQSLYYSLIFLNPTVDFMNFWEVLWIVGVTDFILKFLFMGFKCFILLVPSFMMSFKSKGYWYMLLEELCQYYRMFVPIPVWFRYLIGYGELDSVLGWTLGILLGLLYLILKLLSFFGQLRNFRQVLRIFCTRPHYGVTASKRQCSESDDICSICQAEFQKPILLICQHTFCEECISLWFNREKTCPLCRTVISDHVNKWKDGATSMHLQIF; translated from the exons atgCAACCAAATTGCAGTCATCTCCACAACATCCAAGGGAGTGGCGATGACTCTTCATCTTCTCAGAGCGCCCACGCAGCGAGGTTGTCAGGAGAGAGCTCATGCCATCATAGCGGAGATGTTCGCATACAGCTAAACTCTGCTGTGGGAGAAGCCAGAGAAAACGCGAGTTCCCAGCATTCGAGGCCAGGTTCCCAAAGTCGCTCGCATGGACATGCCCACAGCGAAGCAGGGGGGCTCGACGATTCTGCTCCAGACTCAGAAGAACACAGCGGCAGCTCCCTCTCAGAGCTCAGATACCTCCTCCAGTGGCTGCACAAAAGTCTGCCGTATATCTTGATTCTGTGTGTCAAATTGATCATGCAGCATATAATTG GCATTTCTCTTGGAATTGGGCTGCTAACAACTTATATGTATGCAAACAAAAGCATAGTAAATCAGGTTTTTCTAAGA GAACGGTGCTCCAAGTTGCAATGTGCTTGGTTACTAGTATACCTAACTGGATCATCTCTCCTCTTGTATTACACCTTTCATTCTCAGTCACTGTATTACAG CTTAATCTTCTTAAACCCTACTGTGGATTTTATGAACTTCTGGGAGGTACTTTGGATTGTGGGAGTCACAGACTTTATTCTGAAGTTCCTCTTCATGGGCTTCAAGTGCTTTATTCTCTTGGTGCCTTCTTTTATGATGTCCTTTAAATCCAAG GGCTACTGGTACATGCTGTTAGAAGAACTCTGCCAGTATTACCGTATGTTTGTCCCCATACCAGTTTGGTTCCGTTATCTTATTGGCTATGGGGAGCTGGACAGCGTACTAGGATGGACCCTTGGGATATTGCTGGGCCTTCTCTACCTCATCCTAAAA cTTTTGAGCTTTTTTGGACAATTGAGAAACTTCAGGCAGGTCTTACGGATATTTTGTACACGACCA CACTATGGGGTGACAGCTAGCAAGAGACAGTGTTCTGAATCGGATGATATTTGTTCAATCTGCCAAGCTGAATTTCAGAAGCCTATTCTGCTTATCTGTCAG CACACATTTTGTGAAGAATGCATCTCTTTATGgtttaatagagaaaaaacGTGTCCACTCTGCAGAACTGTTATTTCAGACCATGTTAACAAGTGGAAGGATGGAGCTACATCTATGCATCTACAGATTTTCTAA